From the genome of Synchiropus splendidus isolate RoL2022-P1 chromosome 17, RoL_Sspl_1.0, whole genome shotgun sequence, one region includes:
- the ap2b1 gene encoding AP-2 complex subunit beta isoform X2: MTDSKYFTTNKKGEIFELKAELNNEKKEKRKEAVKKVIAAMTVGKDVSSLFPDVVNCMQTDNLELKKLVYLYLMNYAKSQPDMAIMAVNSFVKDCEDPNPLIRALAVRTMGCIRVDKITEYLCEPLRKCLKDEDPYVRKTAAVCVAKLHDINAQMVEDQGFLDSLRDLIADSNPMVVANAVAALSEISESHPNSNLLDLNPQNINKLLTALNECTEWGQIFILDCLSNYNPKDEREAQSICERVTPRLSHANSAVVLSAVKVLMKFLELLPKDSDYYNTLLKKLSPPLVTLLSGEPEVQYVALRNINLIVQKRPEILKQEIKVFFVKYNDPIYVKLEKLDIMIRLASQANIAQVLAELKEYATEVDVDFVRKAVRAIGRCAIKVEQSAERCVSTLLDLIQTKVNYVVQEAIVVIRDIFRKYPNKYESIIATLCENLDSLDEPDARAAMIWIVGEYAERIDNADELLESFLEGFHDESTQVQLTLLTAIVKLFLKKPSETQELVQQVLSLATQDSDNPDLRDRGYIYWRLLSTDPVTAKEVVLSEKPLISEETDLIEPTLLDELICHIGSLASVYHKPPSAFVEGSHGIHRKHLPVQHSSIDTGESPVSGGPAAAMDQPHVIPSQGDLLGDLLNLDLGPPVNVPQVSSMQMGAVDLLGGGLDSLVGQNFIPSSVPNTFAPSPTPAPPAPSSGLNDLFELSTGMAITTGGYVAPKAVWLPAVKAKGLEISGTFSRRQGHMYMDMTFTNKALQHMTDFAIQFNKNSFGMIPTSPLPIHTPLMPSQSIEVSLPINTIGPVMKMDPLNNLQVAVKNSIDVFYYSVLIPLNIFFVEDGKMERQVFLATWKDIPNENELQYQIKECHLSADAVSGKLQNNNIYTIAKRNVEGQDMLYQSLKLTNGIWILAELRIQPGNPNYTLSLKCRAPEVSQYVYQMYDAVLKN; encoded by the exons ATGACGGACTCCAAATATTTTACAACGAACAAAAAAG GAGAGATTTTTGAGCTGAAGGCCGAGCTGAACaatgagaagaaggaaaaaagaaaagaggccGTGAAGAAGGTGATCGCTGCCATGACCGTGGGCAAGGATGTGAG TTCTTTGTTTCCAGATGTTGTCAACTGCATGCAGACcgacaacctggagctgaagaagCTGGTCTATCTGTATCTGATGAACTACGCCAAAAGCCAACCTGACATGGCCATCATGGCCGTCAACAGCTTTGTGAAG GACTGTGAAGACCCGAACCCTCTGATCCGGGCTTTGGCGGTCCGCACCATGGGCTGCATCCGTGTCGACAAGATCACCGAGTACCTGTGTGAGCCTCTGAGGAAGTGTCTGAAGGATGAAGACCCCTATGTGAGGAAGACTGCAGCAGTCTGTGTGGCAAAGCTCCATGACATCAACGCTCAGATGGTGGAGGACCAGGGCTTCCTGGACTCTCTCAGAGATCTCATCGCAGACTCCAATCCCATG GTGGTGGCAAACGCAGTGGCTGCCCTCTCTGAGATCAGCGAGTCTCACCCCAACAGCAACCTGCTGGACCTGAACCCCCAGAACATCAACAAGCTGCTGACGGCTCTCAACGAGTGCACGGAGTGGGGTCAGATCTTCATCCTGGACTGTCTGTCCAACTACAACCCCAAAGACGAGCGCGAGGCTCAAAG CATTTGCGAGCGCGTCACCCCCCGTCTGTCTCACGCCAACTCTGCCGTCGTGCTGTCAGCCGTCAAAGTGCTGATGAAGTTTTTGGAGCTTCTGCCGAAAGACTCCGACTACTACAACACCCTTCTCAAGAAGCTGTCCCCGCCCCTGGTCACCCTGCTCTCTGGGGAGCCTGAGGTCCAGTACGTGGCTCTGAGGAACATCAACTTGATCGTCCAGAAAAG ACCGGAGATCCTGAAGCAGGAGATCAAAGTCTTCTTCGTCAAGTACAACGATCCCATCTACGTGAAGCTGGAGAAGCTGGACATTATGATCCGCTTGGCCTCTCAGGCCAACATCGCTCAG GTTTTGGCTGAGCTGAAAGAGTACGCCACGGAGGTGGACGTGGACTTTGTGCGCAAGGCGGTTCGAGCTATTGGACGCTGCGCCATCAAGGTTGAG CAATCCGCTGAACGCTGTGTCAGCACCCTGCTGGACCTCATCCAGACCAAGGTCAACTATGTGGTCCAGGAAGCTATCGTGGTCATTCGAGACATTTTCCGCAAGTACCCCAACAA ATACGAGAGCATCATCGCGACTCTGTGCGAGAACCTGGACTCCCTGGACGAGCCGGACGCCCGCGCTGCCATGATCTGGATCGTGGGCGAGTACGCCGAGAGGATCGACAACGCCGACGAGCTGCTGGAGAGTTTCCTGGAAGGATTTCACGATGAAAGCACTCAG GTCCAGCTCACTCTTCTGACTGCCATCGTCAAGCTCTTCCTGAAGAAACCGTCTGAGACTCAGGAGCTGGTGCAGCAGGTTCTCAGTCTGGCCACTCAG GACTCGGACAACCCGGACCTGCGCGACAGGGGCTACATCTACTGGCGCCTGCTGTCTACGGACCCCGTCACCGCCAAGGAGGTGGTCCTGTCAGAGAAGCCGCTGATCTCAGAGGAGACCGACCTGATCGAGCCCACTCTGCTGGACGAGCTCATCTGCCACATCGGCTCTCTGGCCTCCGTCTACCACAAACCACCCAGTGCGTTTGTGGAGGGCAGCCACGGGATCCACCGAAAGCACCTCCCAGTTCAGCACAGCAG CATCGACACCGGCGAGAGCCCAGTCAGCGGAGGCCCGGCAGCAGCCATGGACCAGCCTCATGTCATCCCCAGTCAGGGAGACCTGCTGGGCGACCTGCTCAACCTGGACCTGGGTCCTCCAGTCAATGTGCCGCAGGTGTCGTCCATGCAGATGGGGGCGGTGGACCTGCTGGGAGGAGGTCTGGACAGCCTG GTGGGCCAGAACTTCATCCCCTCGTCCGTACCCAACACGTTTGCGCCGTCCCCGACACCTGCTCCTCCAGCGCCCAGTAGCGGCCTGAACGACTTGTTCGAGCTCTCGACTGGGATGGCCATCACCACTGGAGGATACGTGGCTCCCAAAGCG GTCTGGCTGCCAGCCGTGAAAGCCAAGGGGCTGGAGATCTCCGGGACGTTCTCCCGTCGCCAAGGTCACATGTACATGGACATGACCTTCACAAACAAAGCCCTGCAGCACATGACCGACTTTGCCATCCAGTTCAACAAGAACAG TTTTGGGATGATCCCCACCAGCCCTCTCCCCATCCACACTCCACTGATGCCCAGTCAGAGTATCGAGGTGTCGCTCCCCATCAACACCATTGGCCCGGTCATGAAGATGGACCCACTCAATAACCTGCAG GTGGCCGTGAAGAACAGCATCGACGTCTTCTACTACAGCGTGCTCATCCCGCTCAACATCTTCTTCGTGGAGGATGGAAAAATGG AGCGTCAGGTCTTCCTGGCCACCTGGAAAGACATTCCCAACGAGAATGAGCTCCAGTACCAGATAAAGGAGTGCCACCTAAGCGCAG ACGCGGTTtctgggaagctgcagaacaacaACATCTACACCATCGCCAAGAGGAACGTGGAGGGTCAGGACATGCTCTACCAGTCCCTCAAGCTGACCAACGGCATCTGGATCTTGGCGGAGCTCCGCATTCAACCCGGCAATCCCAACTACACG CTGTCGCTCAAGTGTCGGGCTCCAGAGGTCTCTCAGTACGTCTACCAGATGTACGACGCCGTGCTGAAGAACTAG
- the ap2b1 gene encoding AP-2 complex subunit beta isoform X1, whose amino-acid sequence MTDSKYFTTNKKGEIFELKAELNNEKKEKRKEAVKKVIAAMTVGKDVSSLFPDVVNCMQTDNLELKKLVYLYLMNYAKSQPDMAIMAVNSFVKDCEDPNPLIRALAVRTMGCIRVDKITEYLCEPLRKCLKDEDPYVRKTAAVCVAKLHDINAQMVEDQGFLDSLRDLIADSNPMVVANAVAALSEISESHPNSNLLDLNPQNINKLLTALNECTEWGQIFILDCLSNYNPKDEREAQSICERVTPRLSHANSAVVLSAVKVLMKFLELLPKDSDYYNTLLKKLSPPLVTLLSGEPEVQYVALRNINLIVQKRPEILKQEIKVFFVKYNDPIYVKLEKLDIMIRLASQANIAQVLAELKEYATEVDVDFVRKAVRAIGRCAIKVEQSAERCVSTLLDLIQTKVNYVVQEAIVVIRDIFRKYPNKYESIIATLCENLDSLDEPDARAAMIWIVGEYAERIDNADELLESFLEGFHDESTQVQLTLLTAIVKLFLKKPSETQELVQQVLSLATQDSDNPDLRDRGYIYWRLLSTDPVTAKEVVLSEKPLISEETDLIEPTLLDELICHIGSLASVYHKPPSAFVEGSHGIHRKHLPVQHSSIDTGESPVSGGPAAAMDQPHVIPSQGDLLGDLLNLDLGPPVNVPQVSSMQMGAVDLLGGGLDSLLGGDLGGGVGGSPAVGQNFIPSSVPNTFAPSPTPAPPAPSSGLNDLFELSTGMAITTGGYVAPKAVWLPAVKAKGLEISGTFSRRQGHMYMDMTFTNKALQHMTDFAIQFNKNSFGMIPTSPLPIHTPLMPSQSIEVSLPINTIGPVMKMDPLNNLQVAVKNSIDVFYYSVLIPLNIFFVEDGKMERQVFLATWKDIPNENELQYQIKECHLSADAVSGKLQNNNIYTIAKRNVEGQDMLYQSLKLTNGIWILAELRIQPGNPNYTLSLKCRAPEVSQYVYQMYDAVLKN is encoded by the exons ATGACGGACTCCAAATATTTTACAACGAACAAAAAAG GAGAGATTTTTGAGCTGAAGGCCGAGCTGAACaatgagaagaaggaaaaaagaaaagaggccGTGAAGAAGGTGATCGCTGCCATGACCGTGGGCAAGGATGTGAG TTCTTTGTTTCCAGATGTTGTCAACTGCATGCAGACcgacaacctggagctgaagaagCTGGTCTATCTGTATCTGATGAACTACGCCAAAAGCCAACCTGACATGGCCATCATGGCCGTCAACAGCTTTGTGAAG GACTGTGAAGACCCGAACCCTCTGATCCGGGCTTTGGCGGTCCGCACCATGGGCTGCATCCGTGTCGACAAGATCACCGAGTACCTGTGTGAGCCTCTGAGGAAGTGTCTGAAGGATGAAGACCCCTATGTGAGGAAGACTGCAGCAGTCTGTGTGGCAAAGCTCCATGACATCAACGCTCAGATGGTGGAGGACCAGGGCTTCCTGGACTCTCTCAGAGATCTCATCGCAGACTCCAATCCCATG GTGGTGGCAAACGCAGTGGCTGCCCTCTCTGAGATCAGCGAGTCTCACCCCAACAGCAACCTGCTGGACCTGAACCCCCAGAACATCAACAAGCTGCTGACGGCTCTCAACGAGTGCACGGAGTGGGGTCAGATCTTCATCCTGGACTGTCTGTCCAACTACAACCCCAAAGACGAGCGCGAGGCTCAAAG CATTTGCGAGCGCGTCACCCCCCGTCTGTCTCACGCCAACTCTGCCGTCGTGCTGTCAGCCGTCAAAGTGCTGATGAAGTTTTTGGAGCTTCTGCCGAAAGACTCCGACTACTACAACACCCTTCTCAAGAAGCTGTCCCCGCCCCTGGTCACCCTGCTCTCTGGGGAGCCTGAGGTCCAGTACGTGGCTCTGAGGAACATCAACTTGATCGTCCAGAAAAG ACCGGAGATCCTGAAGCAGGAGATCAAAGTCTTCTTCGTCAAGTACAACGATCCCATCTACGTGAAGCTGGAGAAGCTGGACATTATGATCCGCTTGGCCTCTCAGGCCAACATCGCTCAG GTTTTGGCTGAGCTGAAAGAGTACGCCACGGAGGTGGACGTGGACTTTGTGCGCAAGGCGGTTCGAGCTATTGGACGCTGCGCCATCAAGGTTGAG CAATCCGCTGAACGCTGTGTCAGCACCCTGCTGGACCTCATCCAGACCAAGGTCAACTATGTGGTCCAGGAAGCTATCGTGGTCATTCGAGACATTTTCCGCAAGTACCCCAACAA ATACGAGAGCATCATCGCGACTCTGTGCGAGAACCTGGACTCCCTGGACGAGCCGGACGCCCGCGCTGCCATGATCTGGATCGTGGGCGAGTACGCCGAGAGGATCGACAACGCCGACGAGCTGCTGGAGAGTTTCCTGGAAGGATTTCACGATGAAAGCACTCAG GTCCAGCTCACTCTTCTGACTGCCATCGTCAAGCTCTTCCTGAAGAAACCGTCTGAGACTCAGGAGCTGGTGCAGCAGGTTCTCAGTCTGGCCACTCAG GACTCGGACAACCCGGACCTGCGCGACAGGGGCTACATCTACTGGCGCCTGCTGTCTACGGACCCCGTCACCGCCAAGGAGGTGGTCCTGTCAGAGAAGCCGCTGATCTCAGAGGAGACCGACCTGATCGAGCCCACTCTGCTGGACGAGCTCATCTGCCACATCGGCTCTCTGGCCTCCGTCTACCACAAACCACCCAGTGCGTTTGTGGAGGGCAGCCACGGGATCCACCGAAAGCACCTCCCAGTTCAGCACAGCAG CATCGACACCGGCGAGAGCCCAGTCAGCGGAGGCCCGGCAGCAGCCATGGACCAGCCTCATGTCATCCCCAGTCAGGGAGACCTGCTGGGCGACCTGCTCAACCTGGACCTGGGTCCTCCAGTCAATGTGCCGCAGGTGTCGTCCATGCAGATGGGGGCGGTGGACCTGCTGGGAGGAGGTCTGGACAGCCTG CTTGGGGGAGACCTGGGCGGAGGTGTTGGGGGAAGTCCTGCA GTGGGCCAGAACTTCATCCCCTCGTCCGTACCCAACACGTTTGCGCCGTCCCCGACACCTGCTCCTCCAGCGCCCAGTAGCGGCCTGAACGACTTGTTCGAGCTCTCGACTGGGATGGCCATCACCACTGGAGGATACGTGGCTCCCAAAGCG GTCTGGCTGCCAGCCGTGAAAGCCAAGGGGCTGGAGATCTCCGGGACGTTCTCCCGTCGCCAAGGTCACATGTACATGGACATGACCTTCACAAACAAAGCCCTGCAGCACATGACCGACTTTGCCATCCAGTTCAACAAGAACAG TTTTGGGATGATCCCCACCAGCCCTCTCCCCATCCACACTCCACTGATGCCCAGTCAGAGTATCGAGGTGTCGCTCCCCATCAACACCATTGGCCCGGTCATGAAGATGGACCCACTCAATAACCTGCAG GTGGCCGTGAAGAACAGCATCGACGTCTTCTACTACAGCGTGCTCATCCCGCTCAACATCTTCTTCGTGGAGGATGGAAAAATGG AGCGTCAGGTCTTCCTGGCCACCTGGAAAGACATTCCCAACGAGAATGAGCTCCAGTACCAGATAAAGGAGTGCCACCTAAGCGCAG ACGCGGTTtctgggaagctgcagaacaacaACATCTACACCATCGCCAAGAGGAACGTGGAGGGTCAGGACATGCTCTACCAGTCCCTCAAGCTGACCAACGGCATCTGGATCTTGGCGGAGCTCCGCATTCAACCCGGCAATCCCAACTACACG CTGTCGCTCAAGTGTCGGGCTCCAGAGGTCTCTCAGTACGTCTACCAGATGTACGACGCCGTGCTGAAGAACTAG
- the mks1 gene encoding Meckel syndrome type 1 protein, whose translation MPDWCNIDTGEAVYRSRDAIKNLKISVRVERVTSTATLSQHLQQQVLSQEDRGAIELQTLTSQSPAGDNEEELVIGWQEKLFSQYEMDLFQNEAACQSPLDRQYHAEVTALRRAKGRRNLRIFTYTDHDRYTSCHPFHQLQNTDLLNTIKSTPSFLAERMANVRQRRQERRTMDSNTKIINWEPTEEFVRSSHVVNSVMQTMHIMGDLGPPGGLGLKENECLLLTIKTDGNGTVIVKPDFNQGKEPYRIVTAGEKKEVWRLVVENVSPAMKPEEKEREQNMYKDLYVRHKEYLNSRVGQDFEMPPPGVLRYVMNGEIVSAKGFEYDNLYIHFLMELPSNWSSLPLQTLSGVTQTCRTRTLGKDNVAFFSFPFNFEAFYMSEKESDGAILQWPVLYFKVLSLDSWHRYRTEGYGYLLFPAVPGKHTVTCQTWRPLQSGPVSALRRFFIGGSPELEDISYVRVPGTFKGERLSRFGFSTETTGSVTFNLHCIQQAKAFVDATMMKNRRQKVYDQLGGFSQQGAVSSILEAFQRARQKMQEARESLPRDLIHSSTQIQSEYSA comes from the exons ATGCCCGACTGGTGTAACATCGACACGGGAGAGGCTGTGTACCGGTCTCGAGATGCTATTAAAAACTTAAAGATTAG CGTGCGTGTTGAGAGGGTGACCTCCACAGCAACCCTCTCCCAGCATCTGCAGCAGCAAGTTTTGTCCCAAGAAGACCGAGGGGCCATTGAGCTGCAGACCCTAACCTCACAAAGCCCAGCAG GTGACAATGAAGAGGAGCTTGTCATCGGCTGGCAGGAGAAATTGTTCAGTCAG TATGAAATGGACCTGTTCCAGAATGAGGCCGCATGTCAGAGCCCGTTGGACCGGCAGTATCACGCAGAAGTCACGGCACTTAGAAGAGCAAAAGGTCGTCGCAACCTCCGGATCTTCACCtacacagatcacgaccgctACACGAGCTGCCACCCATTCCATCAGCTG CAAAACACAGATCTTCTGAACACCATCAAGTCCACCCCAAGCTTCCTGGCTGAGCGTATGGCCAATGTGAGACAGAGACGGCAGGAAAGACGCACCAT GGACTCCAATACAAAGATCATCAACTGGGAGCCAACAGAGGAGTTTGTGCGTAGCAGTCATGTGGTCAACAGTGTCATGCAGACCATGCACATCATGGGAGACCTGGGTCCACCGGGAGG gttgGGTTTAAAAGAGAACGAATGTTTGTTGCTGACAATCAAGACTGATGGAAATGGAACCGTTATTGTGAAGCCAGATTTCAACCAGGGCAAAGAACCCTACAG GATCGtaactgcaggagagaaaaaagaagtGTGGCGTCTTGTGGTGGAGAACGTGTCTCCTGCGATGAAGCCAGAAGAGAAGGAGCGAGAGCAGAACATGTACAAAGAT CTCTATGTGAGACACAAGGAGTATCTGAACAGTCGAGTGGGACAAGACTTTGAAATG CCTCCTCCTGGTGTTCTACGTTACGTCATGAATGGTGAGATAG TTTCAGCTAAAGGCTTTGAATATGACAAcctgtacatccacttcctcaTGGAGCTGCCCAGCA ATTGGTCCAGCTTACCTCTCCAGACGCTCTCGGGGGTGACACAGACCTGTCGCACGAGAACGTTAGGAAAG GACAATGTTGCTTTCTTCAGTTTCCCTTTCAACTTCGAGGCATTTTACATGAGTGAAAAAGAGAGTGACG GAGCCATTCTTCAGTGGCCTGTGTTGTATTTCAAGGTTCTTTCCCTGGACTCGTGGCACCGATATCGGACTGAAGGCTACGGATATCTGCTCTTCCCTGCTGTACCTG gtAAACACACAGTAACGTGCCAGACATGGAGACCCCTTCAGTCTGGGCCTGTCTCTGCCCTGAGACGCTTTTTCATTGGAGGATCGCCAGAACTGGAGGACATCAGCTACGTCAGGGTTCCAGGGACTTTTAAG GGAGAGCGGCTGAGTCGCTTTGGATTTTCTACTGAAACAACAGGAAGTGTGACCTTTAACCTCCACTGCATACAACAAGCAAA GGCTTTTGTTGATGCTACCATGATGAAGAATCGGAGGCAGAAAGTGTACGACCAGCTCGGGGGATTCAGCCAACAGGGCGCGGTCAGCAGCATTCTGG AGGCATTTCAGAGGGCCAGACAGAAGATGCAAGAGGCCAGAGAAAGTCTTCCCAGAGACCTCATCCACAGCTCCACCCAAATCCAATCTGAATATTCTGCATAA
- the zw10 gene encoding centromere/kinetochore protein zw10 homolog has translation MSSFVTEVLSISGKLEKEDLSGKISKMSRRVEDTKEEVYDMISKRYGDFLPGLQGSEELMVQVDEVAKEMDSLKNCIETEVQENIHVAVAEYTKLKHQLEKNTVIMTILGHLKEFHNAMEQYSKALKEKKYVDAANQLERARVSVDSLKGWKTSQLPLLTALHSELVVQRENLIYCLTDEWKRLVIWKLPSSKEPPGLKSLLKVELNLTRVGSKDGEPGPPPVLQSVLQALAIQGDLPHKLKLFSQVLLKNMLKPLVIHPSLSVHVTEQQEEGTTLALQCLEETQEERSTPSEVYSKLLLVLKTLHSHLLDVSIGDRSLSAIMGELIWEEISQCIIHECLLYSIPANSSQLETYNTVIKETEVFEKSLKEMKYLQVDSTDLLQYARNVNCHFASKKCKDVIVAARKLMTSKMHNTVKVTPESQLRLPKLPAPASEAKVKQEKDHVRMENAKQLSAGSLSLPACRISESVQQLMELALNTLCEAVGSSTQCALQLFFTVRNIFQLFHDVVPTYHKENLLKFPHLAAVQHNNCMYLAHHLLTLGHYFRSHLPQPLNEGVATFVDLVPGFRKLGAQCFLAQLNIQRAELLERLSTAHNFCNLDDEDNYIAASKAVRQIIHQLKQLGKVWQDVLPVSIYCKAMGNLLNTAITEVIAKIMLLEDISSEDSEHLHTLCQTLIEEGPLVFVPLAEEHKNKRYQEEVPLYVKKWGTFKELVIVLRANLQEIVDRWADGKGPLALEFSSSELKNLIRALFQNTERRAVALTKIK, from the exons ATGTCTTCGTTTGTGACTGAAGTGCTCTCCATCTCCGGTAAACTGGAGAAGGAAGATCTTTCTGGGAAAATCAGCAAGATGTCGCGGAGAGTGGAGGACACTAAG GAGGAAGTTTATGACATGATAAGCAAGCGCTACGGGGACTTCCTGCCTGGTCTCCAAGGGTCTGAGGAGCTCATGGTTCAGGTGGATGAGGTTGCCAAAGAAATGGATTCCCTTAAAAACTGCATCGAGACAGAG GTGCAGGAGAATATTCACGTAGCTGTGGCTGAGTACACCAAGTTGAAGCATCAGCTAGAGAAGAACACTGTGATCATGACGATACTTGGTCACCTCAAAGAG TTCCACAATGCGATGGAGCAATATAGCAAAGccttaaaggaaaaaaaatatgttgatgcGGCAAACCAGTTAGAAAGG GCAAGGGTCAGTGTGGATTCCCTGAAGGGCTGGAAAACATCCCAGCTTCCCCTGCTCACAGCTCTCCACTCCGAGTTGGTCGTTCAGCGTGAGAACTTAATTTACTGTCTCACTGACGAATGGAAACGTCTTGTTATCTGGAAGCTTCCATCCTCAAAGG AGCCTCCCGGCCTCAAGTCCCTTCTGAAGGTGGAGCTGAATCTGACCCGTGTCGGCAGTAAGGATGGTGAACCTGGGCCACCGCCTGTGCTGCAGAGTGTCCTGCAGGCTCTTGCCATCCAGGGTGACCTGCCGCACAAGCTGAAGCTCTTCA GTCAGGTTCTGTTGAAGAACATGCTGAAGCCGCTGGTGATTCACCCATCACTGTCCGTCCATgtgacagagcagcaggaggagggaaCCACGCTGGCGCTGCAGTGTTTGGAGGAGACCCAGGAGGAGCGCTCTACACCGTCTGAAGTTTACAGCAAACTACTCCTGGTCCTTAAGACCTTGCATTCTCACCTGCTAG ATGTGTCCATTGGTGACAGGAGTCTGTCCGCCATCATGGGGGAGCTGATTTGGGAGGAGATCTCCCAGTGCATCATCCACGAGTGCCTCCTCTACTCCATCCCTGCTAACAGCAGCCAGCTGGAAACGTACAACACG GTCATTAAGGAAACGGAGGTGTTTGAAAAGTCACTGAAGGAGATGAAGTATCTGCAGGTCGACTCCACAGACCTGCTTCAGTACGCCAGAAACGTCAACTGTCACTTTGCTAGCAAGAAGTGCAAAGACGTGATCGTGGCTGCCCGAAAACTCATGACCTCCAAGATGCACAACACAGTCAAG GTCACACCGGAGTCCCAGCTGCGCCTCCCAAAGCTCCCTGCGCCGGCATCAGAGGCCAAAGTGAAGCAAGAAAAGGATCACGTCAGAATGGAGAATGCAAAGCAGCTCTCAGCTGGGAGCCTGAGTCTGCCCGCGTGTCGCATCAGCGAGTCGGtgcagcagctgatggagcTGGCGCTCAACACGCTCTGCGAGGCCGTGGGAAGCTCCACACAGTG TGCTCTGCAgctcttcttcactgtgagAAATATCTTCCAGCTCTTCCACGACGTAGTGCCCACCTACCACAA AGAAaacctgctcaagtttcctcaTCTGGCTGCTGTCCAGCACAACAACTGCATGTACCTGGCCCACCACCTCCTCACCCTGGGCCACTATTTCAGGAGCCACCTGCCGCAGCCGCTCAACGAAGGCGTCGCCACGTTTGTGGACCTTGTGCCTGGATTCAGAAAGCTGG GTGCCCAGTGCTTCTTGGCCCAGTTGAACATCCAGAGAGCTGAACTCTTGGAAAGGCTCTCCACCGCTCACAACTTCTGCAACCTGGATGATGAGGACAACTACATCGCCGCCAGCAAGGCGGTGCGACAG ATCATCcaccagctgaagcagctggggAAAGTGTGGCAGGACGTTCTACCCGTCAGTATCTATTGTAAAGCAATGGGCAACCTTCTAAACACGGCCATCACTGAGGTCATCGCTAAGATCATGCTGCTGGAG GACATTTCCTCCGAGGACAGCGAGCACCTTCACACGCTGTGCCAAACTCTGATTGAGGAAGGGCCCCTGGTCTTTGTTCCTCTGGCAGAGGAACATAAGAACAAGAGGTATCAGGAGGAAGTGCCCCTCTATGTGAAGAAGTGGGGCACGTTCAAGGAGCTGGTCATCGTGCTGCGCGCCAACCTGCAGGAAATCGTCGACAG ATGGGCGGACGGTAAAGGTCCTCTGGCGCTTGAGTTCTCCAGTTCAGAGCTGAAGAATCTGATTCGAGCACTGTTCCAGAACACTGAGAGAAGAGCGGTGGCCCTCACCAAGATCAAGTAG